GCCATACCTTACCGTCAGCCGCTTCCCATGCCAGTATTTTCAGGGGTAAATCCAGAGCGCTCGTCGGTTCTGCCACCATGAGCGGTGTTCCGGCTTCAGGGTTGCCAAACAGCAATAACTGTGTCGGACGCAGGCTGAGTCCAACTTTTTTGGCTTCAGCTCGTTGATCAATGCGGACAAAAATGGTGATGCCTTTTGCCTGAAGGATAGCTTCTAAGCGATCGACGGTTTCGGTTACTGAATATGGGCTGGGTTGACTGATGATGCCGTTAATTGCATTCATAGCAGCGAACTCCTCTATGGTTTTGGTGATGGGTATTTTTAGGGCACTTTAAATCTGTGCCATACCGCCATCGACAAACAGCTCGATGCCGTTGACAAAGCTGCTGTCGTCACAAGCGAGAAAGACGACGGCTTTGGCAATCTCATCCGGTGTGCCGACTCGTCCTAGTGGGATATTTTTGGCTTCAGTTGCTACGAAATCCTGCACCTGCTCATCACTCAGTCCCATGAGATTGTAACCGGGAGTGGGCACGACACCAGGGCTAATAGCATTAACTCGGATCTGGCGCTCTTTGAGGTCGAGTGTCCAATTGCGAGCAAACGAGCGCACAGCGGCTTTGGTCGCACTGTAAACGCTGAAGGCTGGGGTACCCATAGTAGTAGTAGTCGAGGCGTTTAGAATGATGGAAGCGCCCTCTGGCAACAGAGGTAGTGCCTTCTGCACGGTGAACAGCAGTCCTTTGACGTTAGTGTTGAAGGTTTTGTCAAAGTGTTCTTCGGTGATTGCTCCAAGTGGAACGAGTTCTCCACCACCAGCATTGGCGAAGATCACATCGAGGTGTCCTTTCTCTTGCTCAATCGTGGCGAACAGGCGATCGAGGTCTTCCATCTTGGAGGCATCGCTCTGAACACCCGTGATGTTTTCACCGATCGCTTTGACAGCGGCATCAAGTTCAGTTTGGCGACGACCGGTGATGAAGACATATGCCCCTTCGGCGACAAAGCGCTTAGCAGTGGCAAGACCGATGCCGCTGGTACCGCCGGTGACAAGAGCGACTTTTCCTTCTAGTTTTTTCATCATGATAAATCCTGTGGTTGTTGAGGGGTGAAAGAGTAGTTTGCGGTGGGTTGCTTTCAACACGAGAACAATGAGGAGCAGCCTGATGTTGACGATCTGCGCTAAAAAGTTTTCCCGCATCACCTCATGTGGGGGGTACATCTCCGGGCGCACCCAGAATTTCGTCGCCAATCTCAGCGCTAATGCGTTCAAATAGCGCCAGGTCTGTTGGTTCTGTCTCATCTACCGTCCCGGTTGCTGCAATCAACCGAGCAAAACCGCTGGGTGCAGCAACGACTAATGCACGCGCTGGTTTATCGCTGAGCACGCCAACGACGTGAGGAGTGCCAGGAGAAATCAGAAAGCTTTCGCCAGGGGTTAGCACAGCCTTGTTCTTACCCGCCCAGACCGTAAGCTCCCCTTCCAGCACGTAGAGTTGTTCGGAATAGCGCGTGTGGCGATGGAGGGGCGTTAGTGTACCCGGAGGGTTGTAGCCCTCGATTAGATCGTACTGACCACCTGTTGTAGTGTGATCGGCAATGATGGTGATACGATTGCCCAAAAGCCAGAAAGATTGTGTCATAAGATTGCTCTTTTCTCCTTGTGGATAGGTATAAAGTTGATGTTTAATAGCCTTATTAGTCAGAGGGGTCAATCGCTGCAAATGTGCGATCGCTTGAATCGCTATCGCCTCATCAGGATTGCTGTCTCGATTAACTGGAAAATCATGAGATGACTGAAGCCGCTGAGCAACCTCTTGTGCAATATGGGTAAATACATGATTCAAACTGGAGCTGTTGAGGTGTTGCGGCAGGCTTTGCAACTTTTCAGGATTATCGATAGCAGTGGAGTAAAGGTATTGCCGATCACGGTTCATTAGTTTGTCTCCCTATCTAAACTTCACGGTTTAGAACACATTGCTAGAGTGGGTTTCCTAGTGTTTGATCGTGCAAGCTCAGTGCAAATGTTTTTCACCTGATTCCGAATGAACTATCCCTATTCTTTGACGTTCGGCTAATTTAAACCAAGAAAGTTTTCCAAGATAGGTTTTAAGTTAAGTTCAATTTCAGCATCCTGAAGTGCAACTATATATCTGAATTGCCCAAAAAATAAATTTAAGTTAAAAACTGAATAGCACTCAAAACCATTTTTAAACAGTAATAGAATGGATGTCATAAAATTTTCCTCAGTGAGACATTAGTTAGGATTAAAAACCAGGAACATCAATTACTTACAGTGATAATTGCTGCCATCAACTGGTCAATATTCCAGCGACCAATATAGCGAATTTCATTAATAAACAGTGCTGGGGCAGCTGTTACTCCACTGTTTAATCCACTTTCGATATCTTGATTGATGCGATTGATATGTACTTTACTTGATATATCTTGCAGAAATTGAGGGATATCAAGTCCTAAATTATTGGCATACTCCACAAGATGATCGTTTCCTAACGCTTGTTGATGGGTGAACAAAATGTCATGCATTTGCCAAAACTGACCTTGGGCGGCTGCCGCTTGGGCCGCTTCGGCTGCACGTTGGGCATAAGGATGTATTTGTGGCTGTGGAAAGTGGCGAAATACAAAGCATAAGTCGTATAGCTGTTGCTGGATCGCCTTGATTAATTGGTGAGCTTCGCCACAATTAAGACATTGATAGTCACCATATTCAACGAGTGCCACTGAAGCGCTCACCAATCCCTGAATATGATCTTGTTCAGAAATTGGCACAAGCAACCGATTATAATAATCACCGAGACTCATTGGCACCTCTTAGGAAAGGAGTGCAGCAGGTAGAGACAGATGATTGCTATAAAACATCTTTCAAAATTGGGTAAATCAATACCTCTGTGTTATCTGTTGCATACTCTCAATTTAGAGAGTTAAGTCGATTTTGTCGCTGAGAAAAACTTCAGTTGATAAGCTGACAAATTATGCAGATGATAACCTGACAAATTTGACAGGTATGACGCTACAAGCTAACAATGCCCCGCCTTAATGCAACGATCACGGCTTGAGTGCGATCCTCTACACCCAACTTACTTAAAATATGATTGATATGAAAGTTGACAGTCCGTTCAGTAATATGTAGAGCCTTGCTAATAGCTTGGGTGCTCTTGCCTATTGTAATGAGTTGAAGTACCTCTAATTCGCGATCGCTCAATTCTGGACTCGTCATGCGCTCTAAGAGTTTTGCACCTACCTGAGGTGGAATGTGCTTCTGTCCTTTGTGAACAGCGCGAATAGCAGCCAGCAATTCTTCTGGCTCAGCATCTTTGAGTAAATATCCTTTGGCTCCTGCCCGTAATCCCTGATAAATATCTTCATCGCCCTCGTAAGTCGTCAATACGATAATCCGAGCAGCAGGAAACTCGGTGCAGATGGCAGTAATCGCAGCGACTCCATCCATCTGGGGCATTCGCAAGTCCATCAAAGTTGCATCTGGCTGTTCTTGACGAAAGACAGCAAGTGCCTCCTGACCATTTCCAGCTTGTCCAACAACAAGAATATCTGGCACTTCTTCTAGCATCCCGACCAAGCCCTGACGCACAACCGGGTGATCGTCTACAACCAGAACACGAATGGCATTAGATTGATTCATGATGGTTTTTCCTGCTGATTTACCGACACCGCGATTTCTGTTCCTTGTCCAGGATTACTCTGGATCTGGAGTTGTGCCCCAATGCGATGGGCACGTTCTGACATCCCTAATAAACCAAAGCCATTGTGGCTAGAAGAACGATCAATGGGAAATCCCTGTCCATCGTCCTTAATTCGTAATCTGCACTGCGCGGAGTCATATATCAGTTCAACGCGAATTTCGGTTGCTCTGGCGTACTTCAGTGCATTAGTCAAGGCTTCCTGTCCAATCCTGAGCAGATTATTCTCCACCTCAGAGGGTAGCGGATAGGGAATACCGATGGCTTCACACATAATTGTCGTACCAGAGGATGATTCTAACTGGGTTGCCAGTTGCTTGAAAGCGCTTAACAGATCGTTATTTTCTAATAAGTATGGACGGCGTAGCGCCTCTACAGAGCGGCGTGCCTCCGTGAGTCCAGTTCGGGCTAAGTTTTGTACTTGAGCCAGGTAAGCTTGAGCTTTTTGGGCGTCTACCGTTATCTTGCTAGCAGCAGACCTAGCGTGAATGATAATGCCCGTGAAGGACTGTGCCAACGTATCATGGATTTCTCGCGCCATGCGGTTGCGTTCTTCCAGAATCGAGGCAGCTTCAGCGAGTTTGCGATCGCTAATATCAAGAATCACACCCAACATTCGCACAGGCTGTCCGGCTGCGTTATAAATGCCTCGACCTCTGCCAACCAACCAGTGAATACTACCATTTGGGTAGATCACTTGATATTCAGCTTCAAAATCGGTATGAGTTGCTAGAGCTGCTGTAACAGCTTGCTCAATCCGATGAATATCTTCTGGATGAACGCGATCGCGCCATACCTGATAGCTACTCTCAACTTCACCGGGGACCAACCCCAGCAATCGAGCGTGGTTATCGTTCCAGTTTGTTGTATTCTCCACGATATTCCAGTTCCAACTGCCGATGTGGGTGAAATCCATTGTCAGCCTGCGTTGCTCTTCACTCTGACGCAGAGCGTTTTCAATTCGTTGGCGCTCTTCAATCTCCTGCGAAAGCAGCAAAGTCCGCTCAATTACTCGTTGTTCCAATGTTCGGTTATAGCCGGCTAGCAGTTTCTCTGCTTGTTTGCGCTCAGTGATGTCTTGAAAGGCTGCAATCGCATAAACTACATTGCCCTGTTCGTCAAAGACGGGAGTGCCCCACACCTCAACAGGGATCGTTTGGTTATTTTGGCGAATTTCTACGTCATCAATCGTAGTGCGTTCGCCGTTCAACGCCCGGATGAGTGGCATTTTTTCAGTAGGGTAGATTTGATCCGTTCCCGTCACATAAAGTTGATAAGCCTCTGCGATTTGATCCGGCGGTACGGCAGGATCAATCTCTCTGCCCATGAGA
The nucleotide sequence above comes from Funiculus sociatus GB2-C1. Encoded proteins:
- a CDS encoding DUF302 domain-containing protein, which encodes MNAINGIISQPSPYSVTETVDRLEAILQAKGITIFVRIDQRAEAKKVGLSLRPTQLLLFGNPEAGTPLMVAEPTSALDLPLKILAWEAADGKVWLSYNDPNYLKQRFSLSDELVKNIAVIAPLVNQALR
- a CDS encoding SDR family oxidoreductase, with translation MKKLEGKVALVTGGTSGIGLATAKRFVAEGAYVFITGRRQTELDAAVKAIGENITGVQSDASKMEDLDRLFATIEQEKGHLDVIFANAGGGELVPLGAITEEHFDKTFNTNVKGLLFTVQKALPLLPEGASIILNASTTTTMGTPAFSVYSATKAAVRSFARNWTLDLKERQIRVNAISPGVVPTPGYNLMGLSDEQVQDFVATEAKNIPLGRVGTPDEIAKAVVFLACDDSSFVNGIELFVDGGMAQI
- a CDS encoding cupin domain-containing protein produces the protein MNRDRQYLYSTAIDNPEKLQSLPQHLNSSSLNHVFTHIAQEVAQRLQSSHDFPVNRDSNPDEAIAIQAIAHLQRLTPLTNKAIKHQLYTYPQGEKSNLMTQSFWLLGNRITIIADHTTTGGQYDLIEGYNPPGTLTPLHRHTRYSEQLYVLEGELTVWAGKNKAVLTPGESFLISPGTPHVVGVLSDKPARALVVAAPSGFARLIAATGTVDETEPTDLALFERISAEIGDEILGAPGDVPPT
- a CDS encoding DsbA family protein; the protein is MSLGDYYNRLLVPISEQDHIQGLVSASVALVEYGDYQCLNCGEAHQLIKAIQQQLYDLCFVFRHFPQPQIHPYAQRAAEAAQAAAAQGQFWQMHDILFTHQQALGNDHLVEYANNLGLDIPQFLQDISSKVHINRINQDIESGLNSGVTAAPALFINEIRYIGRWNIDQLMAAIITVSN
- a CDS encoding response regulator, with protein sequence MNQSNAIRVLVVDDHPVVRQGLVGMLEEVPDILVVGQAGNGQEALAVFRQEQPDATLMDLRMPQMDGVAAITAICTEFPAARIIVLTTYEGDEDIYQGLRAGAKGYLLKDAEPEELLAAIRAVHKGQKHIPPQVGAKLLERMTSPELSDRELEVLQLITIGKSTQAISKALHITERTVNFHINHILSKLGVEDRTQAVIVALRRGIVSL